A segment of the Acidobacteriota bacterium genome:
TAGAAATTTCTTTTTGAAAAAAATTTCAAAAAATTGCCTTCATGGGTAAATTTATAAATAGTGTAATCCATTTCTTGGATTGTATAGATATTATCATGCGAATCAATATCAAAGAAAACTCCATCTGAAATAAGATGATTTTTTAAAGCAAAATCAGAAATGGGGAGAAAAGATTTGAGTTTTTTTCCTTTATTATCATATAAATGAATACAAGAACTCTTCCTTTCCCCTTCTATCAACGGAGCTGAGATGACAATATATCCTTTGGAGGAGAGTTTTATGAAGCGTCCGTCCTGGATTTTAAAAGAATATCTGTATTTTCCATCTTTTTGGAAGACTTGCAAATCCCTCCTTCTTGGGTCGACGACGTAGATTTCATCTCCTTTTATACATATGCCACTTGGGAACAAGAATTCACCTGGGCCTTGTCCTTTTCGACCTAAAGAAAACAGAAAATTGCCATATTTGTCGATTTTTTTAATGTCAAATTTTCTCGAATCAGCTATCCAAATATTTTTTTCTCTATCCACTGCACAATCGTGAATTGACCCTAAAAAAATAGATGGAGATAAAGTTATCATTTCTTTTAATTGAAAAACATCTTTAAAAGAGGAATAACTAAACGCAGTCCCACTTAAAATGCAAAAGACTATTTGAAATAGTATGATTCTCTTCTTCATATGATTAATCTCTTTTTTTCTTAAAAATTATACTATACTTTTTTCTCTTTTCCAACCTCAATCACAGCAACAATTGCTGGGGCTACCTAAGCAATAGAAAAAGTTATCAACCGGGTCATATACTAAATGACAGATACCGCCAGGACATTTTACTGCTGAGACTTGCGTAGAAATGGCAAGAAGAATACCTATCACCAGAGAGAATGCAAATATCAGTAGTAAGAAAGAAAAAATAAGCTTCTTCACTTTCATTTTTATCTCCTTTCTCTTTTTTATTCATCATTCAAAAATAAGCAAATCATATACCAAATTCATTTATTATATTTATCAATAACTTAGAATTTATTAAAAATTCGAAATTATAACATTCTGACACAAATTTTTAAGTATGGCTTAAATCTTTTATTTACAGTTCTTTTCAGATGTAAAATTATGACAAAATGATACATATTTTTTATAATCTCTGAAATATTGATTTTATTAGGTTTATATAGCTATAAAAGTGACAAAATGTTACACATTTTAAGAGACTAATTTTTATTCAATAGTATTAGAGAGATTAATATTGTATACTTTTATCTTCCTGTAAAGAGTTCTTCTACTTATCCCAATATATCATCAAATGTGTATTCTGCTGATTTTTCTTCTGAGTTTGAGAAATCTTTTTCCCTCTTCATAACTCACTTCCAGTTTATTTGTTGTTTTTATGTTAATAAATTTTAAATTAAAATTCAATTCGATTTCTATTTTTCCTTCTTTATCCTTAGATGTATCAGTGAATGAGCCTTTCCATATCAAATTATAAGTCTTCGTTCGTCTTTTACTACATTAAGGACAATATGAGTAACTGTTCTATCAACGTATCTCTGAGAAAGGACATTCTTTATAAATTTATTTAAATCTCCTCTACCTTCAAAATGGGCTACGACTATTGAATCCCATTCACCTGTAACATCAAAAACTGCACATACATGGGGGTCTTCTGCTATTTTTTCTTGAGTCTCGATTAGTTTCCCATGGGAAATTCTTATAGCGATAACAGCAATTAAATTATACCCAAAGTATTCAGGATCTATTACTGGAATATACCCTTTTATTGCACCCAATTTTTCAAGTTTTTTTATCTTGTTTATAACTACTGGAGCAGATGTTCCCAATTCTTTTGCTATTTCTCTAAAACTTTTCCTTGCATTCTGGTTAAGAGCTCTAACAATTTTTCTCTCCAACTCATCAGCCATTTCTCCTCCTTTTATTTGTAAGAATTTTTATCTATATTTAATATAATTGTAAATAATTTAAAAAAAATTATTGACAATTGAAAGTAATATATTTTAAAATATTTACTTATGAAAATATTGTTTTTTAAACTCAAATTTCAAAAAAATGATATTTGATTCTAACCTTGAAGTCAAATTATACAAAAAAGAATCAGTTGAACTTCCTGATTTTATAAAAGATAAATTTCCAAAAATAAAATTTGTGTATCAACCTGAAAATATTGACGATATAAAATGGATATTTTCATATTCCAGAAAAAATAAACTCTCGATAATTCCTCGCGGAGCAGCAACTTCAGGAATGGGAGGCATTATCCCCCTTAGAAAATCTATAATGGCTGACCTTACGCATTTAAATAAAATCTTAGATTTAGATGAAAAAAATAAAACAATTTATTTTGAAGCAGGTTTGAGATGGTGGGAGTTAAAGCTTTTCTTGAAGAAATTCTCTCTTGACCTTTACACTTACCCAACAAGTTTGTTTTCAACAGTTGGTGGCTGGTTATCGACAGGAGGTTATGGAATTAATAGCTTTAAGTATGGCCATATATCAAACCTTGTTGAATCAATCGAAGTTATAACACCTGATAATTCAATGGTAATCGGCAGTAAGGATCCAAAATTTAAGTATTTCATTGGAACTGAAGGTCAAATGGGAATAATAACCAGGGTGAAGCTTAAAATTCGAGAAACTAACTTAGCTAAACCATATCTTGTTCTTTTCGAAACTATCTCACAGGCTGTAGAGTTTTTATCTGATGTTTTTAAATCGACAAAAATCGTCCCATCCCATGTATCCTATTTTGATAGATATAGATTAGAGCATAAAAATTTATTTCTGAACGGAAAAGTTTCATTCCCTCAATTGGAAGGCGTTCTTGTGTTGTGTTTGAAGGTAACTCACAAGATGAAGCGTTCCTGAATCTGGTAAAGAATAAAGAAGGAATTTTAGCTGAAGATTATCTAACATCATTTTTATGGAACGAAAGATTTTTTCCATTTTCTATAAAACATTTCTACCCATCTATCCTTGGCTGTGAAAACATTCTCCCAATCAAGAATCT
Coding sequences within it:
- a CDS encoding Lrp/AsnC family transcriptional regulator; this translates as MADELERKIVRALNQNARKSFREIAKELGTSAPVVINKIKKLEKLGAIKGYIPVIDPEYFGYNLIAVIAIRISHGKLIETQEKIAEDPHVCAVFDVTGEWDSIVVAHFEGRGDLNKFIKNVLSQRYVDRTVTHIVLNVVKDERRLII
- a CDS encoding 6-bladed beta-propeller, which translates into the protein MKKRIILFQIVFCILSGTAFSYSSFKDVFQLKEMITLSPSIFLGSIHDCAVDREKNIWIADSRKFDIKKIDKYGNFLFSLGRKGQGPGEFLFPSGICIKGDEIYVVDPRRRDLQVFQKDGKYRYSFKIQDGRFIKLSSKGYIVISAPLIEGERKSSCIHLYDNKGKKLKSFLPISDFALKNHLISDGVFFDIDSHDNIYTIQEMDYTIYKFTHEGNFLKFFSKRNFYYTPPPDKPFKEFYSRAALTKWIESWVHIVDIKIVNKFLIVNLYKPNPEQYILDIYDLEGNFIVGGLNPDGRLVCSDDDKLYFLKEEEKGSETIYKLLKFSIKVDRLKSFK
- a CDS encoding FAD-binding oxidoreductase produces the protein MIFDSNLEVKLYKKESVELPDFIKDKFPKIKFVYQPENIDDIKWIFSYSRKNKLSIIPRGAATSGMGGIIPLRKSIMADLTHLNKILDLDEKNKTIYFEAGLRWWELKLFLKKFSLDLYTYPTSLFSTVGGWLSTGGYGINSFKYGHISNLVESIEVITPDNSMVIGSKDPKFKYFIGTEGQMGIITRVKLKIRETNLAKPYLVLFETISQAVEFLSDVFKSTKIVPSHVSYFDRYRLEHKNLFLNGKVSFPQLEGVLVLCLKVTHKMKRS